The Dehalococcoidia bacterium genomic interval CTGTGCCGGCATGATCCTGCTGTCGAGAAAAATGGTGGATTTAGGTGTTGAGCCTCTGGGAGCTATGGACATAGAGGTGAGGCGTAACGCCTTTGGCCGGCAGGTGGATAGCTTTGAGGCCGACCTTGAGATACCCGCTATCGGTGAGCCTCGCTTTCACGGCGTGTTTATTCGGGCACCCTTTATCCAGCGGGCGGGGGACGGCGTAGCAGTGCTGGCACGGCTTCCGGACGGCTCCGTCGTAGCGGCGAGGCAGGGCTATATGCTCGCTCTGGCCTTCCATCCTGAACTGACCGATGACCTAAGGCTCCACTCCTATTTCCTGAGCATGGTCAACGGTGACATGAAGCGATGATTCGATCCCTTTATCCCACTGACCTGCTATCATATCTTTTCCTTTCACGGAGGGAGCTTCCCAACCAGGCTATCGCCCGTAATAGCCTTCTTAGAAGAAGCCCTTTCTCTCCAGAGGTCTTCCTGGAGCACTGGCTCCACTTGAGAGGAAGACGGCACACCCTGGTATCAGTGGAGGGTAGTCGCCTGAGCAGCGTAGTTTCGTTTAAGCGATGTGTCGCGCCCACTGCCTGGCAGGTCGATTATCTCA includes:
- the pdxT gene encoding pyridoxal 5'-phosphate synthase glutaminase subunit PdxT, which codes for MKKIGVLALQGDFAEHIALLLRLDAEAFPIRLPRELEGLDGLVIPGGESTTISKLMGEYDFMTPLSRLCNEGFPIMGTCAGMILLSRKMVDLGVEPLGAMDIEVRRNAFGRQVDSFEADLEIPAIGEPRFHGVFIRAPFIQRAGDGVAVLARLPDGSVVAARQGYMLALAFHPELTDDLRLHSYFLSMVNGDMKR